One stretch of Cohnella algarum DNA includes these proteins:
- a CDS encoding TVP38/TMEM64 family protein, producing MKKVLVMGAYAAAVVILIINRDSLVSWMEADLEGYQHILMWLAGLIIAVVPALPYGIVAAVFGAKYGLLTGSLLNIGISVLGAIILFALVRRTFSQEERAKASKVKGLHYLTDFTENHAFLTILIARLLPIVPAQAVAIFAAITKIAWIPYLSATILGKIPFLLFITLLGDRFYRYESTNEIFMIVIGYGMFLAVVYVIYRRYWKSKVNNHS from the coding sequence ATGAAAAAGGTACTGGTTATGGGGGCCTACGCTGCTGCTGTGGTGATTTTGATCATCAATAGAGATTCACTCGTTAGTTGGATGGAAGCCGACCTGGAAGGATACCAGCATATTTTAATGTGGCTTGCCGGTCTGATCATCGCAGTTGTTCCGGCGCTGCCCTATGGTATTGTAGCCGCTGTCTTCGGTGCCAAGTACGGCTTGCTTACCGGTTCTTTATTGAATATAGGGATTTCCGTGCTGGGCGCCATTATATTGTTTGCATTGGTACGCCGGACTTTCTCGCAAGAGGAGAGAGCTAAGGCATCCAAAGTCAAAGGACTTCATTACTTAACGGATTTCACGGAGAACCATGCATTCCTGACCATTCTCATTGCGCGTTTGCTTCCCATTGTACCTGCCCAAGCCGTCGCCATTTTTGCTGCGATTACCAAGATCGCTTGGATCCCCTATCTATCCGCAACAATACTGGGAAAAATCCCGTTCCTTCTGTTCATTACCCTTTTGGGAGATCGTTTTTATCGATATGAAAGTACCAATGAAATATTCATGATTGTAATCGGTTATGGGATGTTCTTGGCGGTCGTTTATGTGATCTATCGGAGGTATTGGAAGTCAAAAGTGAATAATCACAGTTAA